One genomic segment of Vulpes vulpes isolate BD-2025 chromosome 2, VulVul3, whole genome shotgun sequence includes these proteins:
- the RUNDC3A gene encoding RUN domain-containing protein 3A isoform X6 yields MEASFVQTTMALGLSSKKASSRNVAVERRNLITVCRFSVKTLLEKYTAEPIDDSSEEFVNFAAILEQILSHRFKAGPVSWFSSDGQRGFWDYIRLACSKVPNNCVSSIENMENISTARAKGRAWIRVALMEKRMSEYITTALRDTRTTRRFYDSGAIMLREEATVLTGMLIGLSAIDFSFCLKGEVLDGKTPVVIDYTPYLKFTQSYDYLTDEEERHSAESSTSEDNSPEHPYLPLVTDEDSWYSKWHKMEQKFRIVYAQKGYLEELVRLRESQLKDLEAENRRLQLQLEEAAAQNQREKRELEGVILELQEQLTGLIPGDHVPLAQGSKDLTTPLVNQWPSLGTLNGAEGANNPKLYRRHSFMSTEPLSAEASLSSDSQRLGEGKRDEEPWGPIGSSEPN; encoded by the exons GTTCTCAGTGAAAACGCTGCTGGAGAAATATACAGCGGAGCCCATCGATGACTCATCCGAGGAGTTTGTGAATTTTGCAGCCATCTTAGAGCAGATCCTCAGCCACCGTTTCAAAG CAGGTCCGGTGAGCTGGTTCAGCTCAGACGGGCAGCGGGGCTTCTGGGACTATATCCGGCTGGCCTGCAGCAAAGTGCCCAACAACTGTGTGAGCAGCATTGAGAACATGGAGAACATCAGCACTGCCCGAGCCAAG GGCCGGGCATGGATCCGGGTGGCACTGATGGAGAAGCGAATGTCGGAATACATCACCACAGCTCTGCGGGACACCCGGACCACCAG GCGTTTCTACGACTCAGGAGCCATCATGCTTCGGGAGGAAGCCACCGTCCTCACCGGGATGCTGATCGGACTGAGCGCCATAGACTTCAG CTTCTGCCTAAAGGGCGAAGTGCTGGACGGGAAGACCCCCGTGGTCATCGATTACACACCCTACCTAAAGTTCACCCAGAG CTACGACTACCTGACGGACGAGGAGGAGCGGCACAGCGCCGAGAGCAGTACGAGCGAGGACAACTCGCCCGAGCACCCGTACCTGCCGCTCGTCACCGACGAGGACAGCTGGTACAGCAAATGGCACAAGATGGAACAGAAGTTCCGCATCGTCTACGCGCAGAAG GGCTACCTGGAGGAGCTGGTGCGCCTGCGCGAGTCGCAGCTGAAGGACCTGGAGGCGGAGAACCGGCGGCTGCAGCTGCAGCTGGAGGAGGCGGCGGCGCAGAACCAGCGCGAGAAGCGGGAGCTggaaggcgtgatcctggagctgCAGGAGCAGCT gaCAGGTCTGATCCCCGGTGACCACGTTCCCCTGGCCCAGGGTTCCAAAGACCTCACCACGCCCCTGGTCAACCAATGGCCATCCCTGGGAACGCTGAATGGGGCAGAGGGTGCCAACAATCCCAAGCTCTACCGGAG ACACAGTTTCATGAGCACGGAGCCGCTGTCAGCTGAAGCCAGTCTGAGCTCAGACTCCCAGCGCCTGGGAGAGGGCAAACGGGACGAGGAGCCCTGGGGCCCCATCG gaagctcagagccaAATTAG
- the RUNDC3A gene encoding RUN domain-containing protein 3A isoform X4: MEASFVQTTMALGLSSKKASSRNVAVERRNLITVCRFSVKTLLEKYTAEPIDDSSEEFVNFAAILEQILSHRFKACAPAGPVSWFSSDGQRGFWDYIRLACSKVPNNCVSSIENMENISTARAKGRAWIRVALMEKRMSEYITTALRDTRTTRRFYDSGAIMLREEATVLTGMLIGLSAIDFSFCLKGEVLDGKTPVVIDYTPYLKFTQSYDYLTDEEERHSAESSTSEDNSPEHPYLPLVTDEDSWYSKWHKMEQKFRIVYAQKGYLEELVRLRESQLKDLEAENRRLQLQLEEAAAQNQREKRELEGVILELQEQLTGLIPGDHVPLAQGSKDLTTPLVNQWPSLGTLNGAEGANNPKLYRRHSFMSTEPLSAEASLSSDSQRLGEGKRDEEPWGPIGSSEPN, translated from the exons GTTCTCAGTGAAAACGCTGCTGGAGAAATATACAGCGGAGCCCATCGATGACTCATCCGAGGAGTTTGTGAATTTTGCAGCCATCTTAGAGCAGATCCTCAGCCACCGTTTCAAAG CCTGTGCCCCAGCAGGTCCGGTGAGCTGGTTCAGCTCAGACGGGCAGCGGGGCTTCTGGGACTATATCCGGCTGGCCTGCAGCAAAGTGCCCAACAACTGTGTGAGCAGCATTGAGAACATGGAGAACATCAGCACTGCCCGAGCCAAG GGCCGGGCATGGATCCGGGTGGCACTGATGGAGAAGCGAATGTCGGAATACATCACCACAGCTCTGCGGGACACCCGGACCACCAG GCGTTTCTACGACTCAGGAGCCATCATGCTTCGGGAGGAAGCCACCGTCCTCACCGGGATGCTGATCGGACTGAGCGCCATAGACTTCAG CTTCTGCCTAAAGGGCGAAGTGCTGGACGGGAAGACCCCCGTGGTCATCGATTACACACCCTACCTAAAGTTCACCCAGAG CTACGACTACCTGACGGACGAGGAGGAGCGGCACAGCGCCGAGAGCAGTACGAGCGAGGACAACTCGCCCGAGCACCCGTACCTGCCGCTCGTCACCGACGAGGACAGCTGGTACAGCAAATGGCACAAGATGGAACAGAAGTTCCGCATCGTCTACGCGCAGAAG GGCTACCTGGAGGAGCTGGTGCGCCTGCGCGAGTCGCAGCTGAAGGACCTGGAGGCGGAGAACCGGCGGCTGCAGCTGCAGCTGGAGGAGGCGGCGGCGCAGAACCAGCGCGAGAAGCGGGAGCTggaaggcgtgatcctggagctgCAGGAGCAGCT gaCAGGTCTGATCCCCGGTGACCACGTTCCCCTGGCCCAGGGTTCCAAAGACCTCACCACGCCCCTGGTCAACCAATGGCCATCCCTGGGAACGCTGAATGGGGCAGAGGGTGCCAACAATCCCAAGCTCTACCGGAG ACACAGTTTCATGAGCACGGAGCCGCTGTCAGCTGAAGCCAGTCTGAGCTCAGACTCCCAGCGCCTGGGAGAGGGCAAACGGGACGAGGAGCCCTGGGGCCCCATCG gaagctcagagccaAATTAG
- the RUNDC3A gene encoding RUN domain-containing protein 3A isoform X5 encodes MEASFVQTTMALGLSSKKASSRNVAVERRNLITVCRFSVKTLLEKYTAEPIDDSSEEFVNFAAILEQILSHRFKGPVSWFSSDGQRGFWDYIRLACSKVPNNCVSSIENMENISTARAKGRAWIRVALMEKRMSEYITTALRDTRTTRRFYDSGAIMLREEATVLTGMLIGLSAIDFSFCLKGEVLDGKTPVVIDYTPYLKFTQSYDYLTDEEERHSAESSTSEDNSPEHPYLPLVTDEDSWYSKWHKMEQKFRIVYAQKGYLEELVRLRESQLKDLEAENRRLQLQLEEAAAQNQREKRELEGVILELQEQLTGLIPGDHVPLAQGSKDLTTPLVNQWPSLGTLNGAEGANNPKLYRRHSFMSTEPLSAEASLSSDSQRLGEGKRDEEPWGPIGSSEPN; translated from the exons GTTCTCAGTGAAAACGCTGCTGGAGAAATATACAGCGGAGCCCATCGATGACTCATCCGAGGAGTTTGTGAATTTTGCAGCCATCTTAGAGCAGATCCTCAGCCACCGTTTCAAAG GTCCGGTGAGCTGGTTCAGCTCAGACGGGCAGCGGGGCTTCTGGGACTATATCCGGCTGGCCTGCAGCAAAGTGCCCAACAACTGTGTGAGCAGCATTGAGAACATGGAGAACATCAGCACTGCCCGAGCCAAG GGCCGGGCATGGATCCGGGTGGCACTGATGGAGAAGCGAATGTCGGAATACATCACCACAGCTCTGCGGGACACCCGGACCACCAG GCGTTTCTACGACTCAGGAGCCATCATGCTTCGGGAGGAAGCCACCGTCCTCACCGGGATGCTGATCGGACTGAGCGCCATAGACTTCAG CTTCTGCCTAAAGGGCGAAGTGCTGGACGGGAAGACCCCCGTGGTCATCGATTACACACCCTACCTAAAGTTCACCCAGAG CTACGACTACCTGACGGACGAGGAGGAGCGGCACAGCGCCGAGAGCAGTACGAGCGAGGACAACTCGCCCGAGCACCCGTACCTGCCGCTCGTCACCGACGAGGACAGCTGGTACAGCAAATGGCACAAGATGGAACAGAAGTTCCGCATCGTCTACGCGCAGAAG GGCTACCTGGAGGAGCTGGTGCGCCTGCGCGAGTCGCAGCTGAAGGACCTGGAGGCGGAGAACCGGCGGCTGCAGCTGCAGCTGGAGGAGGCGGCGGCGCAGAACCAGCGCGAGAAGCGGGAGCTggaaggcgtgatcctggagctgCAGGAGCAGCT gaCAGGTCTGATCCCCGGTGACCACGTTCCCCTGGCCCAGGGTTCCAAAGACCTCACCACGCCCCTGGTCAACCAATGGCCATCCCTGGGAACGCTGAATGGGGCAGAGGGTGCCAACAATCCCAAGCTCTACCGGAG ACACAGTTTCATGAGCACGGAGCCGCTGTCAGCTGAAGCCAGTCTGAGCTCAGACTCCCAGCGCCTGGGAGAGGGCAAACGGGACGAGGAGCCCTGGGGCCCCATCG gaagctcagagccaAATTAG